CACCGAGGGGGTGCCGGAGTCTTTACTCACTCACAAATGAGGGCCAAACGTTACCAACTCCTGGTCAAGAccgtaaaaacaatggacagctcAGCCCCTCCCCCTTCTCGTGTTcacaaataggaagtaccattGCTTCTTGATACAGGTACAGTCATGTTGAAACCAGTGGACAGTATTGGCCCGAGCCGCTCCgagtcatcgtatctatggcaatGGCGACAGTAGCTACCGCACATATGAtggtgttttcatttctgtgggaaactgatccaaatggttCTTTGAGTGGTAAAGATTGAAGACCTCTGATCTAGAGTTAGCTAGCCAGCAGGTATTGATTAAGTTATCCATGACTTAATTCAACTTACAGATGAaagtgtttagaaaaaaaaatgccaataTTAACAAggccaaaaatgtatttatttttatttttcaggtattacaaaataatacaaatctCAGCTGTGACAAAGAAACACaataattcagttcaattcaattttatttgtatatccCCATTATTAAAACAATAGCCATGGAAATGGGCTTCAAACCGGTAGTTTATATGTTGTAGACGTGAATcagaaagaacataaagtcatagaattcaataggaaatggctaaactaaactgactaaactaaactgggcatccctgcccttaaacCCTCCAAAATAAATATTCCTAAATGATAcatttcattcatccattcatttttttatataccttCTAGTTCCTGCTCAGGGTAACCAGATTACCAGAACGTACTAAGTTACCCCTGGGAGAAGGTGAAGGACACCCTGGGCAGTTTCCCTGATCATTTCAGGGCTACAGAGAGACGGAtaaccaaacacaaaaatatatacgccacagggacaatttagaaccTATTAAGAAGAGATAACCCATAAATACAAAAGGGAGAAGATGCTAACTCTAAACAGAAGGTatccagccaggatttgaacctgtaccttcttgctgtgagatgAGAGTTCTAACCACTACACACTTCAGGGCTTcagaaacagctaaaaaaaaataaaaaatcaaatttaattcAAAAAACAAGATTCTAAAAACACTTTCTCAAATAAACTAACAACACctacacaataaatcacaaatttagtgTTAtagcaatatcaagctgtgcaatacgtaTATCGCAAAAATTGGCTAAAATTGGGATTAATGGTTTCCTTAAATGTGctgaaacaatcttatggcagcttcaaataaataaatgtacgCATTTGACTAATTGGATGAAgtcctattatgttagatgttcttCCTATGCAGACTAGGGTTTAAGTTATGTTAACTcctatttaaataaactgttgcagtgaaatgaaaattgtatatttagttggttttttttgtttgttcatgtattgcaagttatatcgtccTCGTAATATAGTTTACTAATATAGAAAATTTTCCTAaaatcgtgcagccctaaaacTATGCTACTTTTGAACCTCTATGtacatttgaaagaaacaaaattcatttcTTATTGTAGGACTTTAAATTGACAGAGATGGATGCAGTTCTTTATTCTGCAGGGTGGGAAGAACGTTGGGGAGCactggaacaaaaaaaactgttctctACTGTTTGTGAgttaacatgtgatatttgaGATTGTAATTTCGACTGAAACTTTTGCTGCATTTAGTGCAAGAAAAGatgttttctcctgtgtgaCTCAACATGTGACGCGAGAGACTGGAACTATATGTGAAGCTTTTATTGCATTGTGTACAGGAAAAAAGCTTCTCTCCTGAATGAgttaacatgtgatatttgaGATGGAAGCGACGTCTGAAGCTTTTATGGCATTCAGTGCAAGAAAATCGGTTTTCTCCTGAATGAGTTAACATGTGACTCATGAGAAGAGACCGCTCCCTAAAACTTTTACGGCAGTCAGGACAAGAAAATCGGGTTTCTCCTGAATGAGTTGACATGTGACTCATGAGAATAGAACTGTCTCTAAAGCCTTTGTGGCATTCAGTACAGGAAAAGGGCTTTTCTCCCATATGAGTTGACATGTGACGCGTGAGATGATAATTACGACTGAAGCTTTTGTTGCATTCTTTacaggaaaaaggcttttctcttgTGTGAGTTAACATGTGACTTAAGAGAAGAGAACTATCTCTAAAACTCTTATGGCATTCTATACAAGAAAAGGGCTTTTCTCCCAAATGAGTTGACATGTGACGCGTGAGATGATAATTACGTCTGAAACTTTTGCTGCATTCTTTACATGAAAagggcttctctcctgtgtggaTTTTGATGTGACGCCTCAAGCCTTTAGCAGTTGTACAACTTCTTCCACACTCGAGACAAAAGAAGGACTcagttttcctttcttttttacatttcttgaaTGGGGAATTTTTCCAGGAAGCTCTCTCAGAGACATGCATTTCTGACATTTCCTCTGATTTAATGTCAAACCGGCTTTCTGACATGTGAGCGCTGcccacactttggacatgaattctgtctcttctcttcctctgatctctgttctgtgggtctgtATCTTCATCTGAAGTTGATGTTGgttcttcatgttggtttccttcttcatcctgactattagttacattaaagctctgctgactgcttgtttctgtttcactgTTGTCATTTTCCTCATAAGGAGGAATCCCCATaaaggtatcagtctcctgcttcagatcaagctgcTCTTCATCCTGACCGATGAAGATCTCCACTAGCTCCTCTTTAATTAGAGGAGATTCCTGTTCCTCCGGCTTGTCCAGCTCTTCTTTAATATGaagaggttctggttcctcctgttctTCTGTAGTCAGTgagggttctggttcctcctgttctTCTTTAGTCAGTGAGGGTTCTGGTTCCTCTTGTTCCTCCTGCTCCACACTGGAGTTTCTCTCCTGGTTACTCAGATAATGCTGGGGAAGTTCTGAAAGGatacacataaaaacaaaagataaacttactatttttttcaaagatatTTCCTCTAATCTGAAAACATCCACCACTGCATTCCAGTGTCAAATGAAGCTGCAGTAAATataattgtttaaaacaaaaggcAACACGGAATCAAACTTCAATAAGATAATCAAATCCATAAATCAAAAGccctttttaatctttttacatttttaaggtaAAAGAGAGCtacttttgtttaatttttattgtaaaagttcATTGTTTTAGCAatgtaagtttttcttttgtcgaGTTTATATGATTATGTATGTAAACAGTTACGTTTTAAGCCAACctaagttgatttaaaaaaaagaacatttaaggcCGGGAGTGGCATTGTATGGGCCGTTGGCGTTACTCGCCTGCACACTCGCCGACTGCCTCTACGCACAACTGCCACCCTTCTAGGCGCCACCACCACTCTCACCTCACACATCTAACTCCCCCTTTTCTTCCTGTGAAGCTGTCTGAGCtgaatgtggctaaaattgctagcattgctatcagcatcattaactgtcTCAGAAAAACCCATTGCGTGAGatgctaataatgctaactatgctagttatgctaatgtggctaaaagtgctagcattgctaTCAGCATCATCAGCTGCCTCTGAAAAACCCAATTGCGGGAAATGGTAATAGTGCTAGCTATGGgagttatgctaatgtggctaaaaatgCTAGCAATGCaattagcatcatcaactgacacGTTGCTTAAGATGCTCATTCCTTTTT
The sequence above is drawn from the Oryzias latipes chromosome 2, ASM223467v1 genome and encodes:
- the LOC101167101 gene encoding zinc finger protein 501, which codes for MPSLQPLRELISERLAAAAEEIFRLCEGTIVQYEEELCRQRRLLDVAWKPQLQLDHIELPQHYLSNQERNSSVEQEEQEEPEPSLTKEEQEEPEPSLTTEEQEEPEPLHIKEELDKPEEQESPLIKEELVEIFIGQDEEQLDLKQETDTFMGIPPYEENDNSETETSSQQSFNVTNSQDEEGNQHEEPTSTSDEDTDPQNRDQRKRRDRIHVQSVGSAHMSESRFDIKSEEMSEMHVSERASWKNSPFKKCKKERKTESFFCLECGRSCTTAKGLRRHIKIHTGEKPFSCKECSKSFRRNYHLTRHMSTHLGEKPFSCIECHKSFRDSSLLLSHMLTHTREKPFSCKECNKSFSRNYHLTRHMSTHMGEKPFSCTECHKGFRDSSILMSHMSTHSGETRFSCPDCRKSFRERSLLMSHMLTHSGENRFSCTECHKSFRRRFHLKYHMLTHSGEKLFSCTQCNKSFTYSSSLSRHMLSHTGENIFSCTKCSKSFSRNYNLKYHMLTHKQ